The Gloeocapsa sp. DLM2.Bin57 genome contains the following window.
CGAAAGAACTTTAACCCATCATTCAGGTTCAATTCATGATTTAGCCATAGCTAACCAAAGAGATATATTAATTAGTGGTAGCTATGATCAAACTATCAAACAATGGGATTTAAAAAACGGTGACAAGATAGCTAGTTCCCTAGATGAATCAGGTGCTATTTATGCTGTTGATGTTTACGAAGCTAAGAAAATTATAGTTAGTGGAAGTGGAGATGGTACAGTAAATTTATGGGAATTAGCAACAGGAAAACATCAAGGAATATTATATGGTAATATCTCTTCTGTACAATCGATAGCTATTAGTCAAGATGGAGAACTAGTAGCAGTGGGTTGTGTAGATGGTACGATTAAATTATGGCAATTAAGTAAGCCAGAACAACCTCTAAGTATTCTTAATGCTCACGATGGACAAGTAATGTCTTTAGTCTTTCATCCTGATAACTTACTCTTCAGTGGTGGTGCTGAAGGAAGTATTAAGATTTGGCACAAAAATAGTGAAAAAGCCCTAGCTGTTTTTCCCGACTTACAACAAAGGATTTTTAGTTTAGCCTTAAATGAGTCGGGAGATTTACTGGTGTCGGGAACTCTTGAAGGAATGATTAGGATCTGGTCGGTTAATTTAAAGTAAGGGGAGAGGGGAGAGTGCGCGAAAAAATAATTAATTCTTAATTCTTAATTCGGAATAACACCTAATACCTAAAACCGTTCCACCTAATACCTAACTCAACAAGAACGTTTTATTTTCCATTCGATATTAGCAACTCTGCTGATATCTTCTTAAGACTAACAACCCATTAATCAATAAAACCGAACCCCCTATCGTACTTGGTTCGGGAATAACTTCACCACCGTTGATATAAAACCGACTTTTAGACCACACTGTTTCTCCTACTTGTCTCCCTAAAACACCTCCATCTAGATTACCCTGTTCAAAATGAATACCCCCATATAATCTCGATATTCCCGCTTCAATTTCTGCATCAGTAAATGTCTCCCAATAGAGAGATACTGGTTGTCTAAATGAACCTGGAAAAAATCTTGAATCCTCGATGGTTACTCCAACACCTAAATAGTCACTGCCTGTAAATAATCGTAATACTTGAGCTCCTGCTGCACTAAAACCACTATGACCAGAGGTATATTCAGGAAAAGGGGGAGAAGGATCTCCAAAAGGATCTTGATAAGTTACAAAATCTATCTGTGATTCGTCGATTAAACCCAATCTGGCTAAGTCTCTAATCACTCTTACAGGACGTGCATAATCATAATAGAGCTTTGCTTCCCAAGTAGCAATACCCGTATCAAAAAGCGCGTTACTCAAAGGAAAAAAGAGTAAAATATCTTGATCTAGACTATGGTTATTTCTCTGGGCAATTTCTAAACCAAATTCTAACCAATGACCTGGAGGATAGTAAGTACCTCCCCCATCTTCCCAAAATTCGGCGATCGCTTTTTGTTCATCGGTTAAATTTTGACTAATTTCTACTACCTGTTCTGCTTGTGCGATAAAGTTAGGATTAATATCTATTCCCACTAAATCTGGACTAATTTCTACTACAGTTCCATCTCTACGAGTAATTGTCTGGTTAATTAAATCTGCACTAGCTTGATTATCTAGTAAAAAAGGCTCGGGAGGATTAGGGCGAAATTGAGAACCATTCTCTAACCCAAAAGGAATTACTTCCCCCCAATGGGGAGTTAGATACTCCTGTAAACTACTCTC
Protein-coding sequences here:
- a CDS encoding PEP-CTERM sorting domain-containing protein, which gives rise to MKKIISLSLLLTISYSPSVQATTVVRDWVQQALNAVKRNPSTTGPTIASRAYGILSTAMYDAWSAYEEVPISTTLGDDLQRPQSENNPENKAKTMSFAAYRVLTALFPSEQAEFANLMTQYGYNPHDLTKDITTPEGIGNVVAETLMEFRRNDASNQLSNYVPVNTPNHPVDITRWTPEHVPIDNFESSLQEYLTPHWGEVIPFGLENGSQFRPNPPEPFLLDNQASADLINQTITRRDGTVVEISPDLVGIDINPNFIAQAEQVVEISQNLTDEQKAIAEFWEDGGGTYYPPGHWLEFGLEIAQRNNHSLDQDILLFFPLSNALFDTGIATWEAKLYYDYARPVRVIRDLARLGLIDESQIDFVTYQDPFGDPSPPFPEYTSGHSGFSAAGAQVLRLFTGSDYLGVGVTIEDSRFFPGSFRQPVSLYWETFTDAEIEAGISRLYGGIHFEQGNLDGGVLGRQVGETVWSKSRFYINGGEVIPEPSTIGGSVLLINGLLVLRRYQQSC